The DNA window ACAATTGCACGGCTCATTGTAAAATGACTTTAAACAATATCAAATTGGTTTTCTTGCCCCCGAATACCACCAGCGTGCTACAGCCGATGGACCAAGGCGTTATAAAATGCCTAAAAGGTTActatcgtaaaaaaaaagacattccTACTTCTGCTGAGCATAATAATGATGAAATCATCCCGAACATCAAAAACCAAGACCATGACAAAGAAAATGAAGACGAAAACGAGGATGAAGATCCCGAAATTATACCTCCAACGAGTAAACAAGCCCTTAATGTTTACAATAATAATATGTTTAATGTATACTGTAAGCTTGACCTCAAAAACTGTTAATTTAGAAAACGTATATTAAACCACAGCGCAAAATAGACAGTACATATGTATCTTCCAATATCAAGACTTCtctttggtgactttttttagaaaaataaatagatacattaagtaaattgatgaaattttcttgtttgttcCAATTTTCTCTGAAGTAAAAATTCACCTGTTAATCCCCTTAAGCTTGTCTggatatttcttattttcaattatattcAAGGGTATTCCTGCCAAATTTCATACACCTGGCTGCTACAAAACAACGAAAGTCCGAGATACCTCGGAGAAACAGAGATTGCCTGCTCATTCTCAAGATAGCGGCCATTCCGAGGTAAAGCTAACTGCATTTAAATCTCAGGACTTTTGGATTCCTCACATATTTACACGTGTTCATTCCAAGTTTCATGCATAAAGTTGCAAAACACTcacgaaaatttgacaaacctCGAAAAAACGGGGCACATCGCTTTTTTCCAAATGGCGGCCAAGTTCGACGGTAAAATGACTGACCAAACTTGAGTCGCGATGAATTTCTATTTTCAACACACTTATGGATATTCCTGCCTAAATTCACGCGTCTAGCTGCAAAACAGCCTCGCATATCTGACAAACCGCGGAGAAGCAGGACTGTGCTgttaatttccaaaatggcgacCATTAGCCTGGGTAAAAATGACCGACTTAACTTGGGCCTCGATTGATTTTTGTTCTTAACATATTTATGCATATTAATGCCAAATTTCATGCATGTCATTCTCCAAAccgctaattttcaaaatggcggccaatagCAAGGGTAAAATGACCGACTGGACTTGaatgtcaatttttcctcattctagTCCTCCACCCCCTCCTCTCTTCAAATGTTAGAGGAGGGGAGcaggacttttggaacaccttGTATCAAATTAGTCTTACTCTGACAAGTTTGTCTACCAACGTTTACTAGCATTAATAAGGGAGTGGATGTAGGCATAGGTATACTTCTTGGGGAGCTCCTCTCCCTGCTGATCGCCAGACATCAGTAGTGGCCCAGTTGATAGTAAAGTCTCAAAGCGATCTTAACGCCatgctttcaaaaattttccatcaaatccctcctttttttaaacaactAATCTCCAGTTTTAATTTATTCTGCTCTTGTcttttctttaagtttttgtACTACTATTGATCCCTATTTTCTAAGGTGCCAATGAACCATGTATTTCTAAAGCAcctaaaaaatgtatttgttaAGGCTAATACCGGTAACCGGCCAATGACGACTTTGTCCAATTCGGCCGGGCGATGACGTTATTGACCGGCCAATCATATCCTTGGCCGAAACGCGTGGCTATTGACAACAATGGCCAGCCAGTCTCGTTAAAATCGACGTCGGCCAACCACGTTTGGGCAAAGTGTTCGGGAAAAGCGAAAAATAAAGTTTGTAACGTCTTATTTTACTTGTTGGTGCAAGATTCGCTGTTGTGGCACCTGGAGATACGAAGGTCTCTCTGAGCGCGGCACGAACACGTCTTCGTTGTACATTTCTGTCGGCAGTTACATCTCTGGAATCCTTGACCTCCCGTAACTGAGCTGCTGGTTACAATTTGACGGAGACTCTTCTCTTTATGAAGAATGTCGGAAATCGGGACGAGGTCTTCTTCCCATGGAGTGAATTGATTGCAGGAACAGAGAGCACGCATAATTCCATGAGGTGCACCGAGCGTATTAAAATTGTCTTGGATTTCGATGACCACCGCTAAAATGTCACGAAAATAAGTTTTTCCACGATCGACATCAGGCACTGGGACGGATACTGTCTTCCCAATAGGAACAGGAGTAAATTTagcagttgaaatttttttcattcggtCAGCTTGAATTTCTAGGTTCTTTTTCACAGCAGATCGCGTGGCTTTAATGACTTAGACATTTTCATCTAATTGCTGAATTGAACGAGGCTCTTCTTCTGTGACTGGTTCGAGTACGGTCTCCATTACTGGGATTGCTCCAGTTACTGCCTCTGTTGATTCGCTTGTAGCTTCGGTTGCTTCTTCCTCAAGCTCCACACCTCCTGGCCATGGCGTAACTTTCCGTTAACAAGCTTCATAGAGGGCAACATTTCTTTCAAATGTCGGAGAGCTTGGTTGACGAATTCTCGTCCATTGTCGCTGTGCAAGATCCCTGGAGCcttcactcaaaaaaagctccggccgtggaggccagaagcagcggacctggagcacggactgcatgggctatatggcactaccgttcgcttGCGCGCCTGACGGCCGGGGTGCTAAGAGCGGGGACGACGCGGAGtgctacggacatgaaaacggtaagtcgcggcctcgagcggcataggcagcttgcgctctcggcgctacttacgggctggacggccggagcactgcgcgccgccgctgtccgcgacgtggtggattttttcggaactacagctgagaattcacctttaaagtacatagaaaagaaaaactttccagcaaaattttaaaccttgaatgaattattttgtgtcaatttttgaacaagatttctttttcttcctttctttttaaaaccATATTTCTTTgctgatagttcataacaatttagtttcaggaaagtgatggataattcactgactgagaaagaaaaagagcatatgaacgttagcttgttgatcatgtttcagatatcaagagagatttgaactccttggctgatagttcagcaagtcaatttgagaaaagagatgaaaattagAAGAGATGATGcgtattgagaaagaaaatcagcatatgaatgttagcttattcatcgtgtagagatatcaagagaaattttcaataacctaactttaatgttgcaagccttcctagaaataaataaagcactctAATTTGTAGATAGCAGAATGAACTTTGGCTTAGAAGTATTCAACTGATTCTTAGCTTTACAATAAATAGGTACCTTGGAACTTATTTTTAGgacaaaaatgagtaaagttCAAAGATTTGAAGCAGTTGACTATAGCGTATTAAGTCTGCGGaatacttgtcaatgtttgatggataaaacaaacaaaaaattagataaTTCCTCTCATTTTAGCCCATATCAGGTTGACAATAACATTACTTCTGCTTTTGGGATGATAAGAACATTTGTACGGGTAGGTATGTATGTACGCCAGGGTGCAAATATGTTTTAGGCATTTTCACAATCAGTTTGATCAGCCATATATATCCAATTGACTGGGTAGGTACAACGCTATGGAAATAGTCCAACCACCGAGACATAAAGGAACacatgtagatagatcaaaaattcttgctacctattttaaatgtagaacagactgcccaaggtatgataaattgctaaaactcattgcagctaaattgaaaaatcatttttatcacttggcagcccgttctcaataaatgtaattactttcactcaatgagaattcagcatttgtcaaaaacaaaacctggttcatccctcgataaaaaatacgaatgcaaagtaggaaatcacctaaatgattaacGAAGGAAAACCACtggcgtaggtctaggtacttacagatttttactccttacgactagaagagcttcagaatcttgaaaatgaggttgagaatatttcaagatgtaaaatcagtagtaaaagttgacaaaacttcaaaatataactctccgcaataactaccggatacaatttccagaAAATATAAGCAAAGAAATATatcaccgaaaattgtcacacttgtaaaaattatagatcttctcttcagcaaactgaagcgcgattcacacaaaattttaccactattacagtaacactgagctccctagaattgggatatagaatcagagagattattcacagcaacaacgATCGAGCTTGCTGTCACTATTAGATAATCTGCGCAGGATAGGTTCTACATTTTAAGGGTACAGTTTCCgctgtttttgtaacagagagGGGAGATGTCAGAGACTGTAATACTACTCacagttgaaaacatttatgagttagagattagatcgaaatggaataaaaactgtATCCTCTTACACAGGCAGAACAAAGCAAAAGTGACAGAATACAGTTTGCAATAAACGGACATTCTCGtgcctacattatcagtattttagtgtggcggtaatttactctgtggggagatgcgtggcaggtaattgattgcttttctttgatttaagttctttcccttagtagggggaaaataagtgaattgcaaacgaacttacaggaggagagaatatgagctcagtgcgtaggtactaccgaaactgacaattttcacttaactctcgtcgcatttccgaaagtatttgacaagcgttatcacacagaactttagaatcaatcgtgcatcacacagaactttagaatcaatcgtgcatcacacagaatcaagaaaatatatcgaaaacctccatagttaaacgaaaaacgaacacacgtaatgagcaatgaccaacaatgaccaagcaatttagactagattctaacctcaataaacaacgctgagtggtggctcgatcgctcccgaatatgttcaaggctggcggcaactttaaattcacgcactgaataacattgacgtaaaatattataattttctgcgaatttacACGGAGccatctcaattttaatctgatggtgacgccattttccgaaaactgaatctcacctcactgccaacggccgtggaagcgctTGGTTCCGATcttgaaacccgtaacttacgttCGGCTCCTACCCGGTCTTACGGCCTCAGAGGCCGCGCGGGCTCCAGGGGACTTCGACCGCTGCGTCCGGTACTAGCTGCCTTACGGCGCATAAACACCGGaatcaccagtgtccagagcaaccgggtcacagggccgtagttttttttttgagtgtgcaTTAAAGTAAAAATGCCTTTTAAGTTGTATGCTATCTCTTCTGCTGTCTTGCTTTtcaattactttaaaataacaaattttgtCAAGTGGTCTTGGTAGTTCACAATAAATttataatggtttttttttctgactttgCATATCGATAAGACCAACTTTTCCCTAGAATTGAAGTCGTTACTTATGATGGGCTTAGAGATTAGCTGCCAGATTACGACCAAACATGCTTATTTCACCCATTCGTCACTGATGAAACAACTTATTTGACATTGGCCAAATCAGGATGGCCGTTAATGTCATTGGCCGGTTAATGTTGGCTCAACACGAAATATTACAACTTAAATTGTCATTGGCCAAAAAGGCCGGCCAATGACATCTTTGGTCGGCCCATGCCGTCATTGGCCGAATTACATACACCACCAGCCCTTAACATATTCACCAACCAGCCATGCACGATACTCGTATGCATACCTGGGTTTGTTGATCCCATCAATTAGCCCGAAAAATAGCATATCCTAATCTAACTTAACCTCAcctaaaaattgatatttcaaCCTATTATGACGATATTTGCGATTTCGCACGCATACTTGGTTGAGTGCTAATTGCACATAATCCCGAAACATCTACTCTGGATCAACTGCTCAGGGAGTAGTTGGTCCATTTTGTTGATCCCCGAAAGACCAATGCTGAACTTGATCAATATACCAGGTATTAACGTTGACCACACGtacaaaaattacttaaatgtGTTTTATGTAAATGAATGTAAATTCTGTAGAGTGCAGGTGAGTCCTTGAATGGCTTCCCTCATAGGCACCGTCATCCATTGAACTCTTTGTCTTTGtatctatgatttttttaaattatttttacaatatgATCGATCCGTTTTTTTTGTTCCTACTACGctgataacatttttttttccagcaggTCAGGACATTGAACAGCTGGCTGAGTTCAGATCAATCTCTCAAATTGATGAGTTTACAGTTTTGTTTCGAGAGCATGTCTGTGTTATGTTGTCTGCCTTAGAAGTATTGGGTTACCAAGTTGTAACGTCATCCTCAACATTGGGGCCTGACCCTG is part of the Bemisia tabaci chromosome 1, PGI_BMITA_v3 genome and encodes:
- the LOC109043214 gene encoding uncharacterized protein isoform X5 yields the protein MPYIIVSSIIEQCPRKVSVSGLKAGQDIEQLAEFRSISQIDEFTVLFREHVCVMLSALEVLGYQVVTSSSTLGPDPAHITHIWTMRRALADPDLISADDSP
- the LOC109043214 gene encoding uncharacterized protein isoform X6, which codes for MPYIIVSSIIEQCPRKVSVSGLKGQDIEQLAEFRSISQIDEFTVLFREHVCVMLSALEVLGYQVVTSSSTLGPDPAHITHIWTMRRALADPDLISADDSP